The following proteins are encoded in a genomic region of Pyrus communis chromosome 11, drPyrComm1.1, whole genome shotgun sequence:
- the LOC137708564 gene encoding SAGA-associated factor 29 homolog A-like — protein sequence MSAPDIAGILEKSKELDQLRKEQEEVLIEINKMHKKLQTTPEVVEKPGDNSLSKLKNLYVHAKDLSESEVTVSNLLLSQLDALLPSGPPGQPRRRMEGNEQKRKRMKTDSDISRISPSVRSELEACASLKGEQVAARVTVTQEDADKDEWFVVKVIHFDKDTREFEVLDEEPGDDEEGGVQRKYKLPMSAIIPFPKRNDPTSAKDFPTGRPVLAVYPGTTALYKATVVNGHRKRKTDDYLLEFDDDEEDGSLPQRTVPFHKVVALPEGHRQ from the exons ATGTCAGCGCCGGACATTGCAGGAATACTGGAAAAGTCGAAAGAGCTCGATCAattaaggaaagagcaagaagaGGTGCTCATCGAGATAAACAAGATGCATAAGAAGCTCCAAACTA CTCCTGAAGTGGTTGAGAAGCCTGGGGATAATTCATTGTCGAAGCTGAAGAATTTATATGTGCATGCCAAAGATCTTTCTGAAAGTGAAGTAAC TGTATCCAATTTGTTGTTGAGTCAACTCGATGCTCTATTGCCTTCTGGACCTCCAGGGCAGCCGCGAAGAAGGATGG AAGGTAATGAGCAGAAAAGGAAGAGAATGAAGACTGATTCAGACATTTCAAGGATTTCCCCTTCCGTGCGAAGTGAACTCGAGGCTTGTGCTAGTCTGAAAGGGGAACAG GTAGCAGCTAGGGTTACAGTCACTCAAGAAGATGCTGACAAGGATGAGTGGTTTGTTGTAAAAGTGATACATTTTGACAAGGATACAAGAGA ATTTGAAGTACTAGATGAGGAGCCGGGTGATGATGAAGAGGGTGGTGTCCAAAG AAAGTACAAGTTACCTATGAGCGCTATTATCCCTTTCCCGAAGAGAAACGATCCTACCAGTGCTAAAGATTTCCCTACTGGAAGACCCGTTTTGGCTGTATATCCAGGAACAACTGCACTATACAAGGCAACTGTGGTGAATGGCCATCGCAAG AGGAAGACAGATGA TTATTTGTTGGAATTCGATGACGACGAGGAAGACGGATCCTTGCCTCAGAGAACAGTGCCCTTCCATAAGGTGGTTGCCCTGCCGGAAGGCCATCGCCAGTGA
- the LOC137709361 gene encoding uncharacterized protein, which yields MATTEKKAEEEEKEGSNLLGSPTFKELENGRFQCVETGHELVAKDKEVYSHSKRCRLGLIEYALSHKKAPLNMFKQDPLSRSKSVCKLTGDTINKSEEHIWKHINGKRFLNKLEEKEEEKLKAKGVVAEVDDQNPEIVSDQEEDGDRKKKKKKKKKKKDDGVDEIMSGKSKASDEEGDTEETDFWMPPVGERWDFDDGGDRWGSGSESENEDDEIDGAVSDGAFEDGDEESEELSKRTKRMSIEIGPSSFASRKKKSKKSTKLKT from the exons ATGGCGACGACTGAGAAgaaggcggaggaggaggagaaggaagggaGCAACCTACTGGGCTCGCCGACCTTCAAGGAGCTCGAAAATGGCCGCTTCCAGTGCGTCGAGACAGGCCACGAATTGGTGGCCAAAGACAAGGAAGTGTACTCTCATAGCAAACGGTGCCGTTTGGGCCTAATCGAATATGCCCTTTCCCATAAGAAAGCTCCTCTCAACATGTTCAAGCAGGATCCTCTTTCCCg TTCAAAGTCGGTTTGTAAACTAACAGGGGATACTATCAATAAGTCAGAGGAGCACATTTGGAAGCATATAAATGGGAAACGCTTCCTCAACAAGCTCG aagagaaggaagaagagaagctAAAAGCCAAGGGAGTGGTAGCAGAGGTGGATGATCAGAACCCGGAAATAGTATCTGACCAAGAAGAGGACGGAgacagaaagaagaagaagaaaaagaagaagaagaagaaggatgatGGAGTTGATGAGATTATGTCTGGAAAAAGTAAGGCTTCTGATGAGGAAGGCGATACAGAAGAAACTGACTTTTGGATGCCTCCAGTGGGAGAACGTTGGGACTTTGACGATGGAGGTGACAGGTGGGGTTCCGGTTCAGAGTCAGAGAACGAGGATGACGAGATTGATGGAGCTG TTTCAGATGGTGCATTTGAAGATGGCGACGAGGAGTCAGAAGAGCTCTCCAAGCG GACGAAAAGAATGTCCATAGAAATTGGACCGAGCAGCTTTGcttcaaggaagaagaagagtaaAAAGAgcacgaaattaaagacttga
- the LOC137708028 gene encoding uncharacterized protein, translating into MESAAAWVDAQEWEVCNDDGFVFKRRKRRRVDPDADSSASAPPSSSAADLREDPEKLRRERRRKFLLKLRDKYQAEIDQWELLSSTLRAMEDRARQLQRQREEEQQQRTEEEERQKTASSDGPSALEIQGSESGCGSLVDELLLQVDAHAAIIRDVSSLCDTADALYNEEEEQISPLFFDIPICSSPRELMRSLQW; encoded by the exons ATGGAGTCTGCGGCAGCCTGGGTGGACGCCCAAGAGTGGGAGGTCTGCAACGACGACGGCTTCGTCTTCAAGCGGAGGAAGAGGCGCCGGGTCGACCCAGATGCCGACTCGTCGGCTTCCGCTCCACCGTCCTCGTCCGCCGCGGATCTACGGGAAGATCCCGAGAAACTCCGGAGAGAGCGGAGGAGGAAGTTTCTTCTTAAGCTCAGAGATAAGTACCAGGCAGAGATCGACCAGTGGGAACTTTTGTCGAGCACGTTGCGCGCAATGGAGGATAGAGCGCGGCAGCTTCAACGGCAACGAGAGGAGGAGCAGCAACAGCGAACGGAAGAGGAAGAGCGACAGAAAACGGCGTCGTCGGATGGGCCTAGTGCGTTAGAGATTCAGGGGTCGGAGTCCGGTTGTGGGTCGTTGGTGGATGAGCTTCTCTTGCAG GTAGACGCACACGCAGCGATCATTCGTGATGTTTCGAGTCTCTGTGACACAGCGGACGCTCTATATAACGAAGAAGAGGAACAGATTAGTCCGCTTTTCTTCGATATTCCGATCTGCAGTTCACCGAGGGAGCTCATGAGATCGTTGCAATGGTAG
- the LOC137707610 gene encoding GDSL esterase/lipase At5g14450-like, which translates to MEFWKLLLASGFFLASWVLAMGGQNLPPCSFPAIYNFGDSNSDTGGISAAFEPIKPPNGEAFFHKPAGRAADGRLVIDFIAERLKLPYLSAYLNSLGTNYRHGANFATGGSTVRRPNETIFENGISPFSLDMQTAQFLQFKARTADLYRQAKNPSQRSALPNPQDFAKALYTFDIGQNDLSAGFRKLSFDQLRAQLPDIVNQLAIAVHRIYEEGGRTFWIHNTGPVGCLPIQLFYNLNPPPGFLDNHGCVKAQNDIAVEFNRQLRDRVTKLRTELPQAAITYVDVFAAKYGLIGTAKTEGFAEPMKVCCGYHVKYDHVWCGNKGSASGREVYGDSCQNPSAFISWDGIHYTQGANQWVANRILNGSPSSIPAIPITKACHRH; encoded by the exons ATGGAGTTTTGGAAACTGCTTCTGGCATCCGGGTTCTTCTTGGCTTCGTGGGTTTTGGCAATGGGAGGCCAGAACTTACCACCCTGTTCTTTTCCGGCAATTTACAACTTCGGGGACTCAAATTCCGACACCGGCGGCATATCCGCTGCATTTGAGCCAATCAAACCTCCTAACGGCGAAGCATTCTTCCATAAGCCGGCCGGGAGGGCCGCCGATGGCCGCCTTGTCATAGACTTCATAG CTGAGCGCCTAAAGCTGCCGTACTTGAGTGCATATTTGAACTCACTTGGAACAAATTACCGGCACGGTGCGAATTTCGCCACCGGCGGATCCACCGTCAGAAGGCCGAACGAAACCATCTTTGAGAACGGCATTAGTCCTTTCTCCCTCGACATGCAGACGGCGCAATTCCTGCAGTTCAAGGCCCGCACCGCCGATCTCTACCGCCAAG CCAAGAACCCTTCTCAGAGAAGCGCTCTGCCGAATCCTCAAGATTTCGCAAAGGCTCTCTACACGTTTGATATCGGGCAAAATGATCTATCCGCGGGTTTTCGGAAGCTAAGTTTCGACCAGCTACGTGCACAGCTGCCGGACATTGTCAACCAGTTAGCCATAGCAGTCCAT CGGATATATGAAGAAGGAGGGAGGACATTTTGGATACACAACACAGGTCCTGTTGGTTGCTTGCCTATACAGTTATTCTACAATCTGAATCCGCCGCCCGGTTTTCTTGACAACCACGGCTGCGTCAAGGCCCAAAACGATATCGCCGTAGAGTTCAACAGGCAGCTAAGGGACAGAGTCACCAAACTCAGAACCGAGCTCCCACAAGCTGCGATCACGTATGTCGATGTCTTTGCCGCCAAGTATGGACTCATCGGCACAGCAAAGACCGAAG GATTTGCCGAACCAATGAAGGTTTGCTGCGGGTATCATGTGAAATACGACCATGTCTGGTGCGGGAATAAAGGAAGTGCGAGCGGAAGGGAAGTGTACGGTGATTCATGTCAAAACCCGTCGGCTTTTATCAGCTGGGATGGAATTCACTACACTCAGGGTGCGAACCAGTGGGTTGCTAATCGTATACTCAATGGCTCGCCTTCGTCAATCCCGGCAATTCCGATTACTAAAGCTTGTCATAGGCATTGA
- the LOC137708027 gene encoding glucuronokinase 1-like — translation MDDHHKTTSSSEAAVIEHRAYARVGLLGNPSDVYYGRTISFTAGNFWATVRLQPSDDLVIQPHPTHDNVVFRSLHHLVNRLDSEGYYGGVRLLMAICKVFFDYCKENEIELEARNFTLSYDTNIPRQAGLSGSSAIVCAALSCLIDFHKVRHLIKVEVRPGLVLNAEKQLGIVAGLQDRVAQVYGGLVYMEFAKEDMDTLGHGIYTPMDVSLLPPLHLIYAENPSDSGKVHSTVRQRWLNGDEFIISSMTEVADIALEGRMALVEKDYAKLASLMNRNFDLRRSMFGDDALGALNIEMVEVARRVGAASKFTGSGGAVVVFCPDGPLQVKHLEDECRKAGFKLEQIEVIPSLLNEVDLQTLSK, via the exons ATGGACGACCACCACAAAACGACGTCGTCGTCGGAAGCGGCGGTGATTGAGCACAGGGCGTACGCGAGGGTGGGCCTGCTGGGGAACCCGAGCGACGTCTACTACGGCCGCACGATCTCGTTCACCGCCGGTAACTTCTGGGCCACCGTGCGGTTGCAGCCGTCCGATGATCTCGTCATCCAGCCCCACCCCACCCACGACAACGTCGTCTTCCGATCCCTCCATCACCTG GTGAATCGGTTAGATAGTGAGGGATATTATGGAGGTGTTCGATTGCTGATGGCGATTTGCAAAGTGTTCTTTGATTATTGCAAGGAAAATGAGATTGAATTGGAAGCTCGAAATTTCACCCTCTCGTATGATACGAATATCCCTCGCCAG GCAGGACTTTCGGGGTCTAGTGCGATTGTGTGTGCAGCCCTGAGCTGCCTTATTGACTTCCACAAGGTTAGGCATTTAATCAAAGTGGAGGTCCGCCCCGGCCTCGTCCTCAATGCCGAGAAGCAACTTGGAATTGTTGCCGGTCTTCAAGATCGTGTGGCGCAGGTTTATGGCGGCCTTGTTTACATG GAATTTGCCAAGGAAGACATGGATACATTGGGGCATGGAATTTACACACCCATGGATGTTAGTCTTCTTCCGCCTCTTCATCTCATCTATGCCGAGAATCCAAGCGATTCTGGGAAG GTACATAGTACAGTTCGTCAAAGGTGGCTCAACGGTGATGAGTTTATAATATCATCAATGACAGAAGTTGCAGATATTGCACTAGAAGGAAGGATGGCTTTAGTTGAAAAGGACTACGCTAAATTAGCTTCTCTCATGAACAGAAATTTTGACCTTAGAAG AAGCATGTTCGGAGACGATGCTCTAGGTGCTTTAAACATAGAAATGGTGGAGGTGGCCCGAAGGGTGGGTGCAGCATCCAAATTCACAGGCAGCGGAGGGGCAGTCGTCGTGTTTTGCCCCGATGGTCCTTTACAAGTGAAGCACTTGGAGGATGAGTGTCGAAAGGCTGGCTTTAAACTTGAACAGATAGAAGTCATTCCCTCTCTTCTAAACGAGGTTGACCTACAAACCTTGTCAAAATAG
- the LOC137708466 gene encoding uncharacterized protein, producing the protein MAKPVSLSLLFLRPTLTLSRLLQPHPNLRTVLRRSWSPKTPSFSTTSTPYPLQYDMIVNRPTQSSLDHNRRRPAGVSRPDSETSLESEPDLPEKPTSASELGFENWLDEKLASAEMDKSKRKYYNKRRKRMYGTDSEEEDRRREEEESLVELKPEVVEFNTLHKREEELYFYDTFAYPWEKEKHYKMVYQLEKKYYPDQCLEKAFLEPGESNSGVNGGSDLKGKAKPKKTKDREGDKGLVFFEQAEREEKKERELVKNVSSKDVTEKKVEDFFKCLKKVPNEDAGNGNGEPYLLTRNTELPPRWDGPYGTVVLVNKPKGWTSFTVCGKLRRLVKVKKVGHAGTLDPMATGLLIVCVGKATKLVDGYQGMIKGYSGVFRLGEATSTWDADSPVIQREPWEHIKDEDIKKAVASFSGEIWQVPPMFSAIKVGGEKMYEKARRGESIELSPRRISIFQFDIERSLDDRQNLIFRVICSKGTYIRSLCADLGKALGSCAHLTALRRDSIGEYSADNAWDFKELEEAITKTYF; encoded by the exons ATGGCTAAACcagtctctctgtctctcctcTTCCTCCGTCCAACACTCACACTCTCTCGCTTACTGCAACCGCACCCCAACCTCCGCACTGTACTCCGCCGATCATGGTCCCCCAAGACGCCGTCGTTCTCAACCACCTCCACTCCCTACCCACTTCAGTACGACATGATCGTCAACCGCCCTACTCAGTCCTCGCTTGATCACAATCGCCGCCGACCCGCCGGAGTCAGCAGACCGGACTCCGAAACCTCCCTCGAGTCCGAACCCGACTTACCGGAAAAACCCACGTCGGCGTCGGAATTGGGGTTCGAGAACTGGCTCGACGAGAAGCTGGCGTCGGCGGAGATGGACAAGTCGAAGCGAAAGTACTACAataagaggaggaagaggatgTACGGGACGGATTCGGAGGAGGAGGACAGGCGgcgggaggaggaggagagctTGGTGGAGCTCAAGCCGGAGGTGGTTGAGTTCAACACGCTGCATAAGAGGGAGGAGGAATTGTACTTTTACGACACGTTTGCGTATCCATGGGAAAAGGAGAAGCATTACAAGATGGTGTACCAGCTGGAGAAGAAGTACTATCCTGACCAGTGTCTCGAAAAGGCGTTTCTTGAACCAGGGGAGTCAAATTCCGGTGTCAATGGCGGTAGCGATTTGAAGGGGAAGGCGAAGCCAAAGAAAACGAAAGACAGGGAAGGTGATAAGGGATTGGTGTTCTTTGAGCAGGCGGAGAgggaggagaagaaggagagagaattgGTGAAGAATGTGAGTAGTAAAGATGTGACAGAGAAGAAGGTGGAGGACTTCTTTAAGTGTTTGAAGAAAGTCCCCAATGAAGATGCTGGCAATGGTAATGGGGAGCCATATCTTTTGACAAGGAATACTGAGCTTCCTCCGAGATGGGACGGTCCTTATGGAACTGTGGTTTTGGTGAACAAACCGAAAG GATGGACTTCTTTTACAGTTTGCGGAAAGCTGCGTCGCCTGGTGAAAGTGAAAAAG GTAGGGCATGCTGGAACTCTTGATCCTATGGCAACTGGTTTGTTAATTGTATGTGTTGGTAAAGCCACTAAGTTGGTAGACGG ATACCAAGGTATGATCAAGGGGTACAGTGGAGTTTTCCGTTTGGGGGAGGCTACTTCAACTTGGGATGCTGATTCACCG GTCATTCAGCGCGAGCCCTGGGAGCATATAAAAGATGAAGACATAAAGAAAGCTGTTGCATCCTTTTCTGGGGAGATCTGGCAAGTACCTCCCATGTTTTCTGCCATCAAA GTTGGAGGTGAAAAGATGTATGAGAAAGCAAGAAGAGGAGAAAGCATTGAGCTCTCACCTAGACGTATATCAATCTTCCAGTTTGACATTGAGCGCAGCTTAGATGACAG ACAAAATTTGATCTTCCGGGTTATTTGCTCCAAAGGGACATATATTCGGTCGCTTTGTGCAGACTTGGGGAAGGCTCTCGGAAG CTGTGCCCATTTAACTGCTCTTCGAAGAGATTCAATCG GTGAATACTCTGCAGACAATGCATGGGACTTCAAAGAGCTGGAAGAGGCAATTACCAAAACTTATTTCTAA
- the LOC137708467 gene encoding uncharacterized protein, which produces MVSPIRIGNLRNPNETMRLVVTIFVGVVIGFFVGVSFPTLSLTKMNLPSTLFPSIDLSYIEEKYYGFSTQALLNAWSSLKGNEVRTEKYVSQETKIWVPTNPRGAESLPPGIVASESDFYLRRLWGLPSEDLLVKPKYLVTFTVGYAQKKNVDAAVKKFSENFTILLFHYDGLTSEWDEFEWSKRAIHVSIQKQTKWWYAKRFLHPDIVAPYEYIFIWDEDLGLEHFNAEKYIKLVKKHGLEISQPGLEPNSGLTWQMTKRRGDSEVHMQTEEKPGWCNDPHLPPCAAFVEIMAPVFSRDAWRCVWHMIQNDLVHGWGLDFALRHCVAPAHKKIGVVDAQWIVHQGVPSLGNQGKADGGRAPWEGVRERCRREWTMFQARMASAEKAYFEEMGIDPPSSTAH; this is translated from the exons ATGGTGTCTCCCATACGCAT CGGAAATTTGAGAAACCCTAATGAGACAATGAGGCTTGTGGTGACGATCTTTGTTGGTGTTGTAATCGGATTCTTTGTAGGAGTATCTTTTCCAACACTTTCGTTAACTAAG ATGAATCTTCCTTCCACCCTTTTCCCTTCGATTGATCTTTCGTACATAGAGGAAAAGTACTATGGGTTTTCAACCCAAGCACTGTTGAATGCCTGGTCTTCTTTGAAGGGAAACGAAGTGCGCACTGAAAAATATGTATCTCAGGAGACAAAG ATTTGGGTTCCAACTAATCCTCGAGGGGCTGAAAGCCTACCGCCTGGTATCGTTGCATCTGAATCGGATTTCTATCTTCGCCGACTATGGGGCCTGCCCAGTGAG GACTTACTTGTCAAGCCAAAGTATCTTGTAACCTTTACCGTAGGTTATGCtcagaaaaaaaatgttgatgCAGCTGTTAAAAAG TTTTCAGAGAATTTCACCATACTCTTGTTTCACTATGATGGTTTGACAAGTGAATGGGATGAATTTGAATGGTCGAAGCGGGCTATCCACGTGAGCATACAGAAGCAAACTAAATG GTGGTATGCCAAGCGGTTTTTGCATCCTGACATTGTGGCACCCTACGAATACATATTTATTTGGGATGAGGATCTCGGTTTGGAGCACTTTAATGCAGAGAA ATACATAAAGTTGGTCAAGAAACATGGTTTGGAAATATCACAGCCTGGTTTAGAACCAAATAGCGGGCTAACATGGCAGATGACAAAGCGGAGAGGTGATAGTGAAGTTCACAT GCAGACAGAGGAGAAACCTGGTTGGTGCAACGATCCGCATTTGCCACCATGTGCAgc GTTTGTTGAAATTATGGCACCTGTGTTTTCTCGCGACGCATGGCGTTGTGTTTGGCATATGATTCAG AATGACCTGGTCCATGGCTGGGGTCTGGATTTTGCTCTTAGACATTGTGTAGCG CCTGCACATAAGAAAATAGGAGTCGTGGATGCGCAGTGGATTGTCCATCAAGGCGTTCCTTCACTCGGGAACCAA GGGAAAGCGGACGGTGGAAGAGCGCCATGGGAAGGGGTAAGGGAGAGGTGCAGAAGAGAATGGACGATGTTTCAAGCACGAATGGCGAGCGCCGAGAAAGCATATTTTGAGGAAATGGGAATTGATCCTCCAAGTTCAACAGCTCATTAG